One window from the genome of Acomys russatus chromosome 30, mAcoRus1.1, whole genome shotgun sequence encodes:
- the Gzmk gene encoding LOW QUALITY PROTEIN: granzyme K (The sequence of the model RefSeq protein was modified relative to this genomic sequence to represent the inferred CDS: inserted 2 bases in 1 codon; deleted 1 base in 1 codon; substituted 1 base at 1 genomic stop codon), whose product MRLSSLALFLLRAGVYMSSECFRTEIIGGREVQPHSRLFMASIQYRSQHICGVLIHLPQWVLTAAHCYSWFSRGHYPTVVLGARSLSKKGPMKQTLEIKAFIPFSRFQSGFTSHDIMPIKLRAAVELNKYIXLIHLSSKTYLRDGPKCQVTGWGAANRHLLTHSDTXKRCNSKCYYNHNPVVTKNMMCAGDARGQKDSCQRVLCIYSSTSVNFSSLQVALIKCLFIRQQTVYFYRYPWGGIAILRKFANPESQVENNLLFPERTAF is encoded by the exons ATGAGACTTTCTTCATTGGCTCTgtttctcctgagagctggggtttaTATGTCTTCAGAGT GTTTCCGTACTGAAAttattggagggagggaagtacAGCCGCATTCCAGGCTGTTTATGGCTTCCATCCAGTACCGCAGCCAGCATATTTGTGGAGTCCTGATCCAC CTCCCCCAGTGGGTGCTAACAGCCGCCCACTGCTACTCCTG GTTTTCCAGAGGCCACTATCCCACAGTGGTTCTAGGAGCGCGCTCTCTTTCGAAGAAGGGGCCCATGAAACAGACGCTTGAGATTAAAGCATTCATCCCCTTCTCAAGATTTCAGTCAGGTTTCACGTCACACGATATCATGCCCATAAAG CTTCGTGCTGCTGTGGAACTGAACAAGTACATCTAACTGATTCACCTGAGTTCCAAAACCTATCTTAGGGATGGACCCAAATGCCAGGTTACTGGCTGGGGAGCCGCCAACCGCCATCTGTTAACCCACTCTGATAC CAAACGCTGCAACAGCAAATGCTACTACAACCACAACCCTGTTGTAACCAAGAACATGATGTGTGCCGGCGATGCCAGGGGCCAAAAGGACTCCTGCCAG CGTGTCCTCTGCATTTACTCATCCACCAGTGTGAACTTCTCCAGCCTTCAAGTAGCTCTCATTAAATGCTTGTTCATCAGACAGCAGACTGTGTACTTCTACAGGTATCCGTGGGGAGGCATTGCCATCCTTAGAAAGTTTGCCAACCCTGAGTCACAAGTGGAAAATAACTTACTCTTCCCCGAAAGGACCGCCTTTTAA